A single Verrucomicrobiia bacterium DNA region contains:
- the htpG gene encoding molecular chaperone HtpG gives MSQTETHHFQAEIQQLLNIVINSLYTDKEIFMRELVSNAADACEKLRFNQSAGGAVYQSEIAPDIAVTTDDKAGTITITDTGLGMTRGDLVENLGTIAHSGTKAFLKQLAEAKKPDVGLIGQFGVGFYSAFMVAKKVTVLSRSFAPDETGWQWTSEGLGGYALSPVTDLPRGTRIILELKDDAKEFAQETTVERIIQRYSSFVPFPIELNGKRLNTVQAIWARNKSEIKEEEYNEFYTFVGHDHDRPLFRLHFAADAPLAIQALLFVPARNFEMLGMGRMDSEVNLYCRKVLIQAKAKGLFPDWLRFLKGVVDSEDLPLNISRETMQDTSLMQKLNQVLTGRFLKFLGEQAEKEVEAYEKFYTEYQRFLKEGVVTDFAHKDALAKLLRFESSITEQGQRTSLADYVKRMGSEQKEIYCLLAANRAAAEASPYFEVFRERKWEVLFLDDPWDEFVVEHVREFDGKPLKLAEKADLNLSEKKAGALSEDAAKELTKWLKETLGDKVGEVRASQRLVESPAVVVDADKFMTASMRRMMKAMQPDGPDLPAAKHDFEINPAHPIMAQLDAMRRKDAALAASVAEQLLDNSRVAAGVLEDPRAMLTRLNSLLEKVLAKE, from the coding sequence ATGAGCCAAACCGAGACGCATCATTTTCAAGCGGAAATTCAGCAGTTGCTGAACATCGTCATCAATTCCCTGTACACGGACAAAGAAATCTTCATGCGCGAGCTGGTTTCCAATGCCGCCGACGCGTGTGAAAAATTAAGGTTCAACCAGTCGGCCGGCGGCGCGGTTTATCAATCGGAGATTGCGCCCGACATCGCGGTGACCACCGATGACAAGGCCGGCACCATCACCATCACCGACACCGGGCTGGGCATGACGCGCGGCGACTTGGTGGAAAATCTCGGGACCATCGCCCATTCCGGCACCAAGGCGTTTCTGAAACAACTCGCCGAAGCAAAGAAACCCGACGTCGGTTTGATCGGCCAGTTCGGCGTGGGCTTTTATTCGGCGTTTATGGTGGCAAAGAAAGTCACGGTCCTGAGCCGTTCGTTCGCGCCGGATGAAACTGGCTGGCAATGGACGAGCGAAGGCCTGGGCGGTTACGCGCTGTCGCCGGTAACGGATTTGCCCCGTGGCACCAGGATTATTTTGGAATTGAAAGACGATGCAAAAGAGTTCGCGCAGGAAACCACCGTGGAACGCATTATCCAGCGGTATTCGAGTTTCGTGCCGTTTCCCATCGAGTTGAACGGCAAACGGCTCAACACCGTGCAAGCCATCTGGGCGCGGAACAAAAGCGAAATCAAGGAGGAGGAATATAACGAGTTTTACACGTTCGTCGGCCACGACCACGACCGGCCACTGTTCCGATTGCATTTCGCGGCGGACGCGCCGCTCGCCATTCAGGCGTTGTTGTTCGTGCCGGCGCGCAATTTTGAAATGCTCGGCATGGGTCGCATGGATTCCGAGGTGAACCTGTATTGCCGCAAAGTTTTGATTCAGGCGAAGGCGAAAGGTCTTTTCCCCGATTGGCTGCGGTTTCTCAAGGGCGTGGTGGACAGTGAAGATTTGCCGCTGAACATTTCGCGCGAGACGATGCAGGACACGTCGTTGATGCAAAAACTGAACCAGGTGCTGACGGGGCGATTTCTGAAATTTCTCGGCGAACAAGCTGAGAAGGAGGTCGAGGCTTATGAAAAATTTTACACGGAATATCAACGTTTTCTAAAAGAAGGCGTCGTCACGGATTTCGCGCACAAGGACGCGCTCGCCAAACTGTTGCGGTTTGAGTCGTCCATAACGGAACAAGGCCAGCGCACGTCGCTGGCGGATTACGTGAAGCGCATGGGTTCGGAACAAAAGGAGATTTATTGTCTGCTGGCCGCGAATCGCGCGGCGGCCGAGGCCAGCCCGTACTTCGAGGTGTTCCGCGAACGCAAATGGGAGGTGCTGTTTCTTGACGATCCGTGGGATGAGTTCGTCGTGGAGCATGTCCGTGAATTTGACGGCAAGCCACTCAAGCTCGCGGAAAAAGCGGACTTGAATTTGAGCGAGAAAAAGGCCGGTGCGTTGTCCGAAGACGCGGCGAAGGAACTTACCAAGTGGCTCAAGGAAACCCTCGGCGACAAGGTCGGCGAAGTGCGCGCCTCGCAACGGCTCGTGGAAAGCCCCGCCGTCGTGGTGGACGCGGATAAATTCATGACCGCCAGCATGAGGCGCATGATGAAGGCGATGCAGCCGGACGGTCCGGATTTGCCTGCCGCCAAGCATGATTTTGAAATCAACCCGGCGCATCCGATCATGGCTCAACTCGACGCCATGCGGCGGAAGGACGCGGCGCTCGCCGCGAGCGTGGCCGAGCAACTCCTCGATAATTCCCGCGTCGCCGCCGGAGTGCTGGAAGACCCGCGCGCCATGCTGACGCGGCTGAATTCGCTGCTCGAAAAAGTGCTGGCGAAGGAGTAA
- the lepA gene encoding translation elongation factor 4, translating to MDTKYIRNFCIIAHIDHGKTTLSDRLLQNTGTVATREMEDQLLDAMDLEKERGITIKAHPVTMHYRAKDGATYELNLIDTPGHVDFAYEVSRSLSACEGALLVIDAAQGVEAQTVANYHLAAKQNLQIIPVINKIDLPHANVAQAKQQLEDVLALPSEWAIACSAKQGVGIEEILEAIIQRVPPPVPTGAPSLQALAFDSYFDTYKGVVTHVRVFNGEIKAGQQVKLLYSGKSYEVKEVGSFNPKPYTRDKLVAGETGYVTANIKAPSDVKMGDTITEARNPSPALPGFKEIHPMVFSGIYPINTADYEQLKISMAKLKLNDSAFVYASETSVALGFGFRCGFLGLLHLEIVQERLRREYDMDIIATYPSVVYKVSLTDGELKEVDNPAFLPEVTRIDRIQEPMVKAFVICPNENIGDMMALIAEKRGQVNNTETLDVKRVMLTALIPLNEILIDFHDRIKSITRGFGSMDYEPTDYQESDMVKLDMLVNGEPMDAFSCIVHRSKAESRGRTLAEKLKEVIPRQQFAVKVQAAIGGKIVASETVSAFRKDVTAKCYGGDVSRKRKLLEKQKEGKKRMKSVGNVNIPQEAFIEVLKA from the coding sequence ATGGACACCAAGTACATACGTAATTTCTGTATTATCGCCCATATTGATCATGGGAAGACCACTCTTTCGGATCGCTTGTTGCAAAATACCGGAACGGTGGCAACGCGCGAAATGGAGGATCAATTGCTCGACGCAATGGACCTCGAAAAGGAGCGCGGCATCACCATCAAGGCGCATCCGGTGACGATGCATTATCGGGCCAAGGACGGGGCCACCTACGAGTTGAACCTGATTGACACGCCCGGCCATGTGGATTTTGCGTATGAAGTATCGCGGAGTTTGAGCGCGTGCGAGGGCGCGTTGCTGGTGATTGACGCGGCGCAAGGGGTCGAAGCGCAAACGGTGGCGAACTATCACCTGGCGGCGAAGCAGAACCTGCAGATCATTCCCGTGATCAATAAGATTGATCTGCCGCACGCGAACGTGGCGCAGGCCAAACAGCAGTTGGAAGACGTGCTGGCGTTGCCTTCGGAATGGGCGATTGCTTGCAGCGCCAAGCAGGGCGTGGGCATTGAAGAAATTCTGGAAGCCATCATTCAGCGGGTGCCGCCACCGGTGCCCACCGGCGCGCCGAGTTTGCAGGCGCTGGCGTTCGATTCGTATTTCGACACCTACAAGGGCGTGGTGACGCATGTGCGCGTGTTCAACGGCGAGATCAAGGCGGGGCAGCAGGTTAAATTGCTCTACAGCGGCAAGAGTTACGAAGTCAAGGAGGTCGGCAGCTTCAACCCCAAGCCTTACACGCGGGATAAATTGGTGGCAGGGGAAACGGGTTATGTCACCGCCAACATCAAAGCGCCAAGCGACGTCAAGATGGGCGATACCATCACCGAGGCGCGCAACCCGTCGCCCGCCTTGCCCGGGTTCAAGGAGATTCATCCGATGGTGTTCAGTGGAATCTACCCGATCAACACGGCGGATTACGAACAACTGAAAATTTCGATGGCGAAGTTGAAGTTGAACGATTCCGCGTTCGTGTACGCCTCGGAGACTTCGGTGGCGCTGGGATTTGGCTTTCGTTGTGGTTTTCTGGGGCTGCTGCATCTGGAGATTGTGCAGGAGCGGTTGCGGCGCGAGTACGACATGGACATCATCGCGACGTATCCGAGCGTGGTGTACAAAGTTTCCCTCACGGACGGCGAATTGAAGGAGGTGGACAATCCGGCGTTTCTGCCCGAGGTGACGCGCATTGATCGCATCCAGGAACCGATGGTCAAGGCGTTCGTGATTTGTCCGAATGAAAACATCGGCGACATGATGGCGTTGATTGCGGAAAAGCGCGGTCAGGTGAACAACACCGAGACGTTGGATGTCAAACGGGTCATGCTGACGGCGCTGATTCCGTTGAACGAGATTCTGATTGATTTCCATGATCGGATTAAATCCATCACGCGCGGCTTCGGCTCCATGGATTACGAGCCGACGGATTATCAGGAAAGCGACATGGTCAAGCTGGACATGCTCGTGAACGGCGAGCCGATGGACGCTTTTTCCTGCATCGTGCATCGTTCCAAGGCTGAGAGTCGTGGGCGGACGCTCGCGGAAAAGTTGAAGGAGGTCATCCCGAGACAGCAATTTGCGGTCAAGGTGCAGGCCGCCATCGGCGGAAAAATCGTCGCGTCGGAAACGGTAAGCGCGTTTCGCAAAGACGTGACCGCCAAGTGCTACGGAGGCGACGTGTCGCGCAAACGCAAACTGCTGGAGAAGCAGAAGGAAGGCAAAAAGCGGATGAAATCCGTGGGCAACGTGAACATTCCGCAGGAAGCCTTCATCGAAGTCCTGAAAGCATGA
- the lepB gene encoding signal peptidase I: MNYRWFISRTVRDANRMWKQVRNILSAQRDLLSEQAIEQVTTALAESRAVFKSGRPRAELVEQMKRLEATAGKWLKPYPHAGYRENFEVFLVALAVAMAVRTFFVQPFKIPTGSMQPTLFGVTSTPDFTYKLGMSPATIAEQEQKRDALVFPTGWQRVRDWFAGISYLDIKAKTDGVLQRVNSPVGIRIFNFWQTLVIGGRTHLILFPPDYGQSDLRLRTGLELGQSFRKGETVVHMKIQTGDHLFVDRMTYNFRTPQRGEIVVFQTAGIRHARMPQDQFYIKRLVALGGEQVQIGDDRHLIINGQRLDKTTPHFENVYAFDPNQPPAESEFSGHVNDFNFHQLGMPGYAPLFPDGHSIFDLPPNYYMVMGDNTLNSFDSRAWGPFPANNVIGKQFFVYWPITKRFGWGNR; encoded by the coding sequence ATGAATTATCGTTGGTTCATCTCCCGCACGGTTCGTGACGCCAATCGCATGTGGAAACAGGTGCGGAACATTCTGAGCGCGCAACGCGACCTGCTTTCCGAGCAAGCCATCGAACAGGTGACGACGGCATTGGCCGAATCGCGCGCCGTTTTCAAAAGCGGGCGGCCGCGGGCGGAATTGGTGGAGCAGATGAAGCGGCTTGAAGCCACGGCGGGCAAATGGCTGAAGCCCTATCCGCACGCGGGTTATCGCGAGAACTTCGAAGTGTTCCTGGTGGCACTGGCGGTGGCGATGGCGGTGCGCACCTTTTTCGTGCAGCCGTTCAAGATTCCCACCGGCTCCATGCAGCCCACATTGTTTGGCGTGACGTCCACGCCGGATTTCACCTACAAACTCGGGATGTCGCCCGCGACCATTGCCGAGCAGGAGCAGAAGCGGGACGCGCTGGTGTTTCCCACCGGTTGGCAACGGGTGCGGGATTGGTTCGCGGGCATTTCGTATCTGGACATCAAGGCGAAAACGGATGGGGTATTGCAGCGCGTCAATTCGCCCGTCGGCATTCGCATTTTCAATTTCTGGCAGACGCTGGTCATCGGCGGACGCACGCACTTGATTTTGTTTCCACCCGATTACGGACAGAGCGATTTGCGTCTGCGCACGGGGCTGGAATTGGGGCAGTCCTTTCGGAAAGGGGAGACGGTGGTTCACATGAAAATCCAGACCGGCGACCACCTGTTCGTGGATCGGATGACGTATAATTTCCGGACTCCACAGCGCGGGGAGATCGTGGTGTTTCAGACGGCGGGAATCCGCCACGCGCGTATGCCGCAGGATCAATTCTACATCAAACGCCTCGTGGCCTTGGGTGGGGAACAGGTGCAAATCGGAGATGACCGGCATCTGATCATCAATGGACAGCGACTGGATAAAACCACGCCGCACTTCGAGAACGTATATGCCTTTGATCCCAACCAGCCGCCGGCCGAGAGCGAGTTCTCGGGGCATGTGAATGATTTTAACTTTCATCAGCTCGGCATGCCGGGTTACGCGCCCTTGTTCCCCGATGGTCATTCGATCTTCGATTTGCCGCCCAACTATTACATGGTGATGGGAGATAACACGCTGAACAGTTTCGACTCGCGCGCCTGGGGACCATTCCCGGCGAACAACGTCATCGGCAAACAGTTTTTCGTGTATTGGCCGATCACCAAGCGGTTCGGCTGGGGCAATCGCTAA
- a CDS encoding sugar phosphate isomerase/epimerase — MNRRQFITATTASVFTLISSWPVTAANFKGRIRKAMIVKEVTESALEPLKRAGFDGVETNFVGTEAEAAQGRAAAEKLGMKVHSVLRGWMEFNSEDPAKIEDSLEQVRAALRAARAYGADAILVVPCRVRDLPLPEAWEFDIAFDESTGHVTRVVVGDNSKFTAYINAQNRATDLSRLAVEKLIPLAEELRVVIGLENVWNNLWVKPALYKNFVASFANPWVKSYFDIGNHVKYAPPQEWIQTLGPLIAKLHIKDFKLNPDGRDGKFVHPRDGSIDWPAVRRALDQAGYDGWATIEDRGLELSEFNRRLDLIIAGE; from the coding sequence ATGAACCGACGCCAGTTTATCACCGCCACCACCGCCAGTGTATTCACCTTGATATCCAGTTGGCCGGTCACTGCGGCCAATTTCAAAGGGCGCATCCGCAAAGCCATGATTGTGAAGGAAGTCACGGAAAGCGCGCTCGAACCTCTGAAGCGCGCCGGCTTTGACGGAGTGGAAACCAATTTCGTGGGCACTGAAGCCGAGGCGGCTCAGGGGCGCGCGGCGGCGGAAAAGCTCGGCATGAAAGTACATTCCGTGCTGCGCGGCTGGATGGAGTTCAATAGTGAGGATCCCGCTAAAATTGAGGATTCATTGGAGCAGGTGCGCGCGGCGTTGCGCGCGGCCAGGGCGTACGGCGCCGACGCCATTCTGGTGGTGCCGTGTCGGGTCCGGGATTTGCCTCTGCCCGAGGCGTGGGAGTTTGACATCGCGTTTGATGAATCAACCGGTCATGTGACGCGCGTTGTCGTGGGGGATAATTCAAAATTCACCGCTTACATCAACGCGCAAAACCGCGCCACGGATCTGTCGCGATTGGCGGTGGAAAAATTGATTCCGCTGGCGGAGGAATTGCGGGTGGTCATTGGCCTGGAAAATGTCTGGAACAACTTGTGGGTGAAACCCGCGCTCTACAAAAACTTCGTCGCGTCTTTCGCGAATCCATGGGTGAAGTCCTACTTCGACATTGGCAATCATGTGAAGTATGCGCCGCCGCAGGAATGGATCCAGACCCTCGGCCCCTTGATCGCCAAGTTGCACATCAAGGATTTCAAACTGAATCCGGATGGGCGGGACGGCAAATTCGTGCATCCGCGCGACGGCAGCATTGACTGGCCGGCCGTGCGCCGGGCGCTGGATCAGGCGGGTTACGACGGCTGGGCGACCATTGAAGATCGCGGGTTGGAACTCAGCGAATTCAACCGACGACTGGATTTGATCATCGCCGGAGAATGA
- the hemA gene encoding glutamyl-tRNA reductase has translation MSIVVAGLNHRTSSVELRERFAFAPARIPEVLRQLRAAGLADEGVILSTCNRVELYAVTSIAPDQAAAKLSQFLSAAQAQPPLAPQEFYTLHEPQSVYHLFKVACGLDSMVLGETEIFGQLKKAYDLALQSGCTGARLNKVFQRAFHVAKHIRTATNIQRGSISVASAAVELAEKIFNHLRAHEVLVIGAGDTSEKTARALVSRGAKGIIVAGRSFDRASALASELGGRAVPFDAWVEEFEHVDIAISSTSAPHFILDRARLEPLMKRRRHRPLLLIDIAVPRDIDPLVDQMDNVYLYNVDDLQHIANDYLEQRQEEVLRCETIIREKAGALLNAPAGPQGSQTNAPELRYST, from the coding sequence ATGAGTATTGTCGTCGCCGGCTTGAACCATCGCACGTCGTCCGTTGAGTTGCGGGAACGGTTTGCCTTTGCGCCCGCGCGCATCCCGGAAGTCTTGCGGCAATTACGCGCCGCCGGGCTGGCCGATGAAGGGGTCATTCTTTCCACCTGTAATCGCGTCGAGCTTTACGCCGTCACTTCGATTGCCCCCGACCAGGCCGCGGCCAAGTTGAGCCAATTTCTCAGCGCCGCGCAGGCGCAACCGCCATTGGCCCCCCAGGAATTTTACACGCTGCACGAGCCGCAAAGCGTTTACCATCTGTTCAAGGTGGCTTGCGGATTGGATTCGATGGTGCTCGGAGAAACGGAAATTTTCGGGCAGCTCAAAAAAGCCTACGATCTCGCCCTGCAAAGCGGCTGCACCGGGGCGCGGTTGAACAAAGTTTTTCAGCGCGCTTTTCATGTCGCCAAACATATCCGCACCGCCACGAACATTCAGCGTGGAAGCATTTCCGTCGCCTCGGCGGCGGTGGAACTGGCGGAGAAAATTTTCAACCATTTGCGCGCGCACGAAGTGCTGGTGATTGGCGCCGGAGACACGAGCGAAAAAACGGCGCGCGCGTTGGTCTCGCGCGGCGCGAAAGGCATCATTGTCGCGGGCCGATCGTTTGATCGCGCTTCGGCCCTGGCGTCGGAGTTGGGCGGTCGCGCTGTGCCGTTCGACGCCTGGGTGGAAGAATTCGAGCATGTGGACATCGCGATCAGCAGTACGTCCGCGCCGCATTTCATTCTCGATCGCGCCCGCCTCGAGCCGCTGATGAAACGCCGCCGTCATCGGCCGCTCCTGTTGATTGACATTGCCGTGCCGCGCGACATTGATCCGCTCGTGGATCAAATGGACAATGTTTACCTTTACAACGTGGACGACCTGCAGCACATCGCCAACGACTACCTGGAGCAGCGCCAGGAAGAGGTCCTGCGTTGCGAAACAATTATTCGCGAAAAAGCGGGTGCGCTGCTGAACGCTCCCGCCGGACCACAGGGGTCGCAAACCAACGCCCCGGAATTGCGCTATTCCACCTGA
- a CDS encoding VCBS repeat-containing protein, which produces MNKIKIAANPLLAGWCVLMVFLAHPPLPAAGANLPAFAATRLINTGSSFQSALTAGDFNHDGFADVAAVSLLSSNVVVLLADGHGAFQPAVNYGTSAYGFSSATLTSTDANRDGHLDLIASGLAGTWLLTGQGDGTFQPAVKLSSYGSVIAFGDFNGDNKMDYAYYKAPYVTIELGNGDGTYQAGANYMISLAAGAQAMIVGDLNHDGIEDLVLAGNGSPGLVSVLLGAGDGTFQPVVNTSVGTDNNALAVGDFNHDGRNDVAVTDYDAGAVILLWGNGDGSFASSLNYNVGAQPQSVVSGDFNHDGLDDLLVMAATNGVVLLGNGNGTFQTPQTYDWLEARVAVGDFNGDGQADLVTATGNDPASLGIVLGNGDGTFQAAPNYAVELNPNSIGLGDLNGDGRAELVVANANSNNISVLLNHGDGTFQPRADYLTGNNPQSVVVADFTGHGTNDVVVANLNSGVVSLLRGNGDGTLQPATTAALVTVGSSYVLADDFNNDHQTDLAVLGLFGVSVFKGNGDGTFQPAVTTAGPFELDQLATADFNHDGLNDLVFNNYGANTVSVMLGNGNGSFQTAVNYPAGTNLQSVAVGDFNGDGTNDLVAAGTGNGFPPSGTVAILLGRGDGTFGPPTNCLADGSYHAVAVGDFNGDGQADLAVAESTPGNQVHVLAGNGDGTFQPPVTFAAGNNPAFIAVGDVNGDGRPDLAVANAAANTVSVLLNTDVPVSPMIKMLPTHPGDESITFSWPVSAAGFSLETIANLGAHDWRPQAGILTTNGANVEATVPIGPGSRFFRLHKL; this is translated from the coding sequence ATGAACAAAATTAAAATCGCGGCCAATCCACTCCTGGCCGGCTGGTGCGTATTGATGGTATTTCTCGCCCATCCACCGCTGCCAGCCGCCGGCGCCAATCTGCCCGCATTTGCCGCCACGCGATTGATCAATACCGGAAGCAGTTTTCAGAGTGCGCTGACTGCGGGGGATTTCAACCATGACGGTTTTGCGGATGTGGCGGCGGTCAGTCTGCTGTCGTCAAATGTGGTCGTGTTGCTGGCGGACGGCCACGGCGCGTTCCAACCCGCCGTCAATTACGGGACTTCTGCCTACGGATTTTCCTCGGCCACGCTTACGTCCACGGATGCGAATCGCGATGGCCATCTGGATTTGATCGCCTCCGGTCTGGCGGGGACCTGGCTTTTGACGGGGCAGGGCGACGGCACGTTCCAACCAGCAGTCAAACTGAGCAGTTACGGCAGCGTCATTGCGTTTGGCGATTTCAACGGCGATAACAAAATGGATTATGCCTACTACAAGGCTCCGTACGTTACGATTGAATTGGGCAACGGCGACGGCACTTATCAGGCGGGCGCGAATTATATGATTAGTCTTGCGGCCGGCGCGCAAGCCATGATCGTTGGGGATCTAAACCACGATGGGATTGAAGATCTTGTGCTCGCCGGCAATGGATCACCGGGACTGGTTTCAGTCCTGCTTGGTGCTGGCGATGGCACGTTTCAACCTGTGGTCAATACCAGCGTGGGGACGGATAATAACGCGCTGGCGGTGGGTGATTTTAATCATGATGGCCGCAACGATGTCGCTGTCACTGATTATGATGCGGGCGCCGTGATTTTGCTTTGGGGCAATGGCGACGGCTCCTTCGCAAGTTCATTGAACTACAACGTCGGTGCGCAGCCGCAGTCGGTGGTGAGTGGGGATTTCAACCACGATGGCCTGGACGATCTGCTGGTCATGGCCGCGACCAACGGCGTGGTGCTGCTGGGCAATGGCAACGGAACTTTCCAAACTCCGCAGACCTACGATTGGTTGGAGGCGCGAGTGGCCGTCGGTGATTTTAACGGTGATGGCCAAGCCGACCTGGTCACGGCCACCGGAAATGATCCGGCCAGTCTGGGCATCGTCTTGGGCAACGGCGATGGCACGTTTCAGGCCGCGCCCAATTATGCCGTGGAGCTTAATCCCAATTCCATTGGCCTCGGCGATCTCAATGGTGATGGCCGGGCGGAATTGGTCGTGGCCAACGCCAACAGCAATAACATTTCCGTGTTGCTGAACCACGGCGACGGCACCTTTCAACCTCGCGCCGACTATCTCACGGGCAACAATCCCCAGTCGGTGGTCGTTGCTGATTTTACTGGCCACGGCACGAATGACGTTGTTGTTGCCAATCTGAATTCCGGCGTCGTTTCGCTGCTGCGCGGCAATGGCGACGGCACTTTGCAACCCGCGACGACGGCGGCCTTGGTGACCGTAGGCAGTTCGTATGTATTGGCGGACGATTTTAATAACGACCACCAAACGGATCTGGCGGTGCTTGGTTTGTTTGGCGTCTCCGTGTTCAAGGGCAACGGTGACGGCACCTTTCAGCCGGCCGTCACGACCGCCGGACCGTTTGAACTGGATCAGCTCGCAACTGCCGACTTCAACCACGATGGCCTCAACGATCTGGTGTTCAATAATTACGGGGCCAACACCGTTTCAGTAATGCTGGGCAATGGCAACGGTAGTTTTCAGACGGCGGTAAATTATCCTGCCGGAACCAATTTGCAGTCAGTCGCGGTGGGTGATTTCAACGGCGATGGCACGAACGACTTGGTGGCAGCCGGCACGGGCAACGGGTTTCCGCCCAGCGGCACGGTCGCCATTTTATTGGGTCGAGGCGACGGGACCTTTGGTCCGCCCACCAATTGCCTCGCGGACGGCAGCTACCATGCGGTGGCGGTGGGTGATTTCAACGGCGATGGTCAGGCAGATCTGGCGGTTGCCGAGAGCACGCCCGGCAATCAAGTGCATGTGCTGGCTGGCAATGGCGACGGCACCTTTCAGCCTCCCGTCACTTTTGCCGCCGGGAACAATCCTGCTTTCATTGCCGTCGGCGATGTGAACGGCGATGGCCGCCCGGATTTGGCTGTGGCCAATGCCGCCGCCAACACCGTATCGGTATTGCTCAACACGGATGTTCCCGTGTCGCCGATGATAAAAATGTTGCCCACCCATCCCGGGGATGAATCCATCACTTTTTCCTGGCCGGTTTCGGCAGCCGGTTTTTCTCTCGAAACGATTGCCAATCTCGGTGCCCACGACTGGCGGCCGCAAGCTGGGATTTTGACCACCAACGGCGCCAACGTGGAAGCCACTGTACCGATTGGTCCGGGTTCCCGATTCTTTCGCCTGCATAAACTGTGA
- the hemC gene encoding hydroxymethylbilane synthase, whose amino-acid sequence MIAARPIVLATRGSPLALAQTHLVLAQCRARFPAQAFEIKVIKTTGDKLQTASLSKTDPSLPKGLFTKELEVALLNGEADLAIHSLKDLPTELPDGLALGATPPRADVRDVMIYRASSAAAEPTTAAPTDLVFLRLGATVASSSTRRRAQLSLARPDLKLAEIRGNVATRLGKVAKAEGPDATILALAGLERLNFRITPEGKLLGDSVPDGLRATILDLAVMLPCVGQGAIGIEIRSGDAELEKLCAGLNDAPTFHAVTAERAFLRGLGGGCQSPVAAYAEVLDQRVAMRVISFQSDPVRRAEGQRPLTEAAALGEALAAQLR is encoded by the coding sequence ATGATTGCGGCCCGTCCCATCGTACTCGCCACGCGCGGCAGCCCACTCGCTCTGGCCCAGACCCACCTGGTGCTTGCGCAATGCCGGGCGCGATTTCCCGCGCAGGCGTTCGAGATAAAAGTCATCAAGACCACGGGCGATAAATTACAAACCGCGTCGTTGAGCAAAACCGATCCCAGCCTGCCCAAGGGATTATTCACCAAGGAACTGGAGGTCGCGTTGTTGAATGGCGAGGCTGATCTGGCCATCCACAGTTTGAAAGATTTGCCCACCGAATTGCCCGACGGATTGGCGTTGGGCGCAACTCCACCGCGGGCGGACGTGCGGGATGTGATGATCTATCGCGCCAGCTCGGCGGCGGCGGAGCCGACGACAGCAGCGCCAACTGATTTAGTTTTTCTTCGCCTCGGCGCCACGGTGGCCAGCAGCAGCACCCGCCGGCGCGCGCAACTGTCACTGGCTCGCCCGGATTTGAAGCTTGCCGAGATTCGCGGCAACGTCGCCACGCGCCTGGGCAAAGTGGCCAAAGCGGAAGGGCCGGACGCCACCATTCTCGCGCTGGCGGGATTGGAACGATTGAATTTCCGGATTACTCCGGAAGGGAAGCTGTTGGGCGATTCAGTTCCAGACGGCTTGCGGGCGACCATTTTGGATCTCGCTGTGATGTTGCCGTGCGTAGGGCAGGGGGCTATTGGAATTGAGATTCGGTCCGGTGATGCGGAACTGGAAAAATTGTGCGCGGGGCTGAATGATGCCCCCACGTTTCACGCCGTTACCGCCGAACGCGCTTTTCTGCGCGGCTTGGGCGGGGGCTGTCAAAGTCCCGTTGCGGCCTACGCCGAGGTGCTGGATCAGCGGGTAGCGATGCGCGTCATCTCGTTTCAGAGCGACCCCGTCCGGCGAGCCGAGGGCCAACGTCCACTCACTGAAGCGGCAGCGTTGGGTGAAGCGCTGGCCGCTCAATTGCGTTGA